From Plasmodium cynomolgi strain B DNA, chromosome 9, whole genome shotgun sequence:
CTTACACCACCTGCATGGTGGAAACATATACCAACTGCAGCGGGGTGGGCACGTACTTGGGGATTTTTCCCAAACCATTTTAACCGCACACTTGTGCGATAAAcgtggggggaaaagaacGCTGCGCATTGCAAAGCCTGTTGAGCATTTCACTTTAacgcagaaaaaggaaaaaaaaaaaaaaaaaaaaaaaaaaaagcgcagtAAAgatcccctttttattcgCACTTCTTAAACGGTTAATTTAACCGCTGGCTACGCATTGTCTGTAAAGGCACACAcgatatatatacatatgggGGAAGCACCTTCCCTTGTGGTTCCCAGGCCGAGGTCCTACTCTTGCCCAAATGTAGACCCCCATTTGCCCTCactttttactatttttcaCCTTCTCGTAAAAATACTGATGAAAGGAACTGTACGGCATTAGCTCTGGGTGGAAAACCATCCCCAAGCAGTTGTTCTGTTCGACAGCTTAGAAGGGgataaaaggagaaaaaaaaaagggggggggaggagtgAGGTGAACAGTCAGCATGGCGTATAGCTTCGCAAGGGAGTAACATATGCTCGCGATAAGCTCTCGATATGCTCTCAATATGCTCGCAAGTCGCACAAAAAACGCGTCCGTAGGAATATGCGCGTGGTTATGTAGCTCTTTACCAGCTATTATATTTGGACCGGCGGTTTCGTGCGAAAATGTCGCGAGTGTGTGAACctgcaaaaaggaaggggtGATGGAGATGGCAATAACGTTAAGGTTAAAAGGGGGCACAGTAGCATACGCGCATGTACTCCCATGTTTACGTATGATCATGCGTATATACACCCACGTAGAGCCTTAACAGAGGTGCACTACCTGGTCCGAGTGAATTTTCTGTATGTAAGGGGCTCGTATACAAGCCCCGCGCAAATTCTTCTTGAAGGCACTGCTTTCTGAGTGTACATTCAGTGAGCATATGAAGCTGTCGTTctgtggaaataaaaattgtgcgaTGCAGGGAAGGTGAGCAGTTTTAAGGTGGTTAAGTAGCTCGCGGGCTAAAATGAATAGGCGAGCATAGATTATTGTTTGctcctttgcttctttttttcttttttttttttttttttttttttcctctcacCTGCGAGCCGTAATAGTTCCGGCTTATGGTGATGTCCAGGCCTCccaaggaaaatttttttccgtatGCTTGGCTCTGCGTCTCATTGTTCTGCACGTTGTTCGAGAGGAGGATGCAGCCTGAATGGGGGTGGAATGAGGGTAGAATGGGGGCGGAATGGGAGTGTAAAGCGGGCGGAATGGGAGAGTAAATCGGATGAAATGGCGCACAGGTGACTTACACCCGTGTGGTGATGTCTTTGCGTgcattatgtacatatgtgtgtgctGATTAATGCACCGCCGCTCTACTTGCTCCGTTGCTGCTCTTCCTTACCCGCACAGGTCCCCCATACGGGTTTCTTCTTGACGTGGATGAACTCCCTTAAGGCCTATGACGTGCGGGGCATGAAGAAGGTAACgggaattgtaaaaaaaaacggatggGATGAACTCCCTAAATGGGATGGTGCAGACACACCGTTAGGGGAATCAACCGCACGCACGTTCCGCGCCAGTTGGCAATCCTTACGTTGTATAAGGCATCGTTATCGTAGGCGAAACACTTCCTCAATGTTGTGGACTCCCCGCCAGGTATCACCAGACCGTCACAGGTGCTCAGCTCCTCTTTATTTCTAACCTTTCAGGAgatgcaaaagggagaaagaaaGGGTGTGCAATGGGTATCGTTCGCTTCTACTTTCGTATGTGTGCTCTCATTCAGAGGCACCCAAATGGTGCATCGACGTGTGTGGGTAGAGATATATGGGGGGTGCTTATCAATATGGGCagcatgtacatacacacgGAAGCACGCGCATACACACGGAGGCACGCACATACACACGGAGGCACGCACATACACACGAAGGCACGCGCATACACAGGGAGGCACGCTCATCCGTCCGTACTTCTATAACCCTCAAGCGTGGTTGCTCCAATTTATGGAAATGTTTGATGTGGGGCTGGAAGTCGCCCTGGAGAGACAAGACCCCAATTGTGATATCTGTCATTTTGTGGAAAGGAACTAAGTCACAAGTAGGGgtgcaaatgaaaaaagaatttattttcaacaAGGTATGCTTTAATTATTCCATGCAGAGTGTGCATCCTGGCAGGTGAGCAGGAATGAGAGAAATGTAAAGGATTCGTTTTGTGGAGGTTCCCGGTGTCCGTCCGCCCTGCTCGTCGGTGTGTTCGTGGCATGCACGACTGCTCGCACGACTGCTCACACGACTGCTCACACGATTGATGGCACCTATCCACACTACTCCTTTGACCCCCCTCGCAGCAACGTTAAGAAATGCTTCAAGCTAGCTTGCTAGGTATTTATAGTGCCCCGAACGGGTAGATCCCCTGCCTTGCGTGAGTGAtcgggggaaaaaggggctcCTACTTCAGCTATAACTAGGTAGGACTTTGCACAAGTTGAAAAATATCAGGAAAGGAAACGGAAGGTCGGGTTCTATGCAACTAAAGAGCGTTCATCTCGACAGAGCACACACGTCAACTGTGCCAAAATGGGTAATCGCAACTGTGTTCGAATTGCATCTAACTGAGCCGAAAAGGTGGAAGCTCCTCTAAAATNNNNNNNNNNNNNNNNNNNNNNNNNNNNNNNNNNNNNNNNNNNNNNNNNNNNNNNNNNNNNNNNNNNNNNNNNNNNNNNNNNNNNNNNNNNNNNNNNNNNNNNNNNNNNNNNNNNNNNNNNNNNNNNNNNNNNNNNNNNNNNNNNNNNNNNNNNNNNNNNNNNNNNNNNNNNNNNNNNNNNNNNNNNNNNNNNNNNNNNNNNNNNNNNNNNNNNNNNNNNNNNNNNNNNNNNNNNNNNNNNNNNNNNNNNNNNNNNNNNNNNNNNNNNNNNNNNNNNNNNNNNNNNNNNNNNNNNNNNNNNNNNNNNNNNNNNNNNNNNNNNNNNNNNNNNNNNNNNNNNNNNNNNNNNNNNNNNNNNNNNNNNNNNNNNNNNNNNNNNNNNNNNNNNNNNNNNNNNNNNNNNNNNNNNNNNNNNNNNNNNNNNNNNNNNNNNNNNNNNNNNNNNNNNNN
This genomic window contains:
- a CDS encoding Pdx2 protein (putative): VRNKEELSTCDGLVIPGGESTTLRKCFAYDNDALYNVRIANWRGTCVRLIPLTALREFIHVKKKPVWGTCAGCILLSNNVQNNETQSQAYGKKFSLGGLDITISRNYYGSQNDSFICSLNVHSESSAFKKNLRGACIRAPYIQKIHSDQVHTLATFSHETAGPNIIAAVEQNNCLGMVFHPELMPYSSFHQYFYEKVKNSKK